In the genome of Hyphomicrobium sp. ghe19, the window ATGGCCTTGCCGTTTTCGGGATTTGCCTTCGCCAGGAGTGCGACGACTTCTTCACCGCCGCCGCCAGCGGCGGGCGCGGCTTCCGCAGCGCTTTCCTTTGATGTCGCGGCCTCGGCGGCGGGTGCGGCAGCCGGCAGCACGAATCCGGGCTTCTCGGGCGTATGCCCGACGTTCATGTCGATCGCTGTCTTCACTCCGAAAATCAAAAGCAGCGCCGACAGCACAGCGCCCGCTATCTTCGTGAACTCGAAACTGTCCATTTATCTTCGCTCCCTCTTCGGCTTCCCCAGGACGCGCAATTCAAGGTGACGAGATCGATTTGCGGTATATAAGCTCGTCCACCCCGCAAGCACATCGACGTTTTTTGAATGTCGATAGCGATATCGTGGCAATTTGTCACCGAACAAAAGAACTCAACGCAGTGGCCCAAGAGACTCTGATCCTCATACCGGCGCGGATGCAGGCGACGCGGCTTCCCGGCAAGCCGCTCGCCGACATTCATGGAAAGCCGATGATCGTCCACGTCTGGCGGCGTGCGGTCGAAGCGAACGCAGGGCGCGTCATCGTCGCGACCGACAGCGCCGAGATTTTACAGGCTGTGAAAGCGGCCGGCGGCGAGGCCGTCATGACACGCGCCGACCACGCATCGGGCTCGGATCGCATCCACGAGGCCGTCACCAAGGTCGATCCGGCGCGGAAAGCGGAGATTATCGTCAATCTACAGGGCGACCTGCCGACGCTCGATCCGCGGCTCGTATTGGATTGTGTCGCGCCGCTCGCGTCGGGTGAAACGGATATCGCGACGCTTGCCGCGCTCATTTCCGATGACGAGGAGCGTCTCAATCCGAACGTCGTCAAGGTCGTCGGGACGCCGATCGGTGAGAACCGGCTCCGGGCGCTTTATTTCACGCGCGCGACCGCGCCTCACGGTGAGGGGCCGCACTTTCATCACATCGGGATCTACGCTTATCGCCGCGATAGTCTCGAACGCTTCGTCGGGCTGCCTCCAGCGGTTCTCGAGAAACGCGAAAAGCTTGAACAATTACGGGCACTTGAGGCTCAGATGCGCATCGACGTCGCTATCGTTGACACCGTTCCTCTCGGTGTCGATACTCCCGCCGACCTTGAGCGCGCCCGCCGCCTCATCGCGCCTTAGCATCTTCTCCCGGACAATCGACAGGCTATGACAAATCAATCAGGCTCCGAGCTCGGCGCCGGCAAAATCTCGTACCAAGGCGAGCCGGGGGCGAATTCGCATCTGGCGGCGCGCGAAGCTTATCCCGATTTCGAAAGCGTCGCCTATCCGACGTTCGAGGACGCCTTGGCGGCGGTCAAAACGGGGGAAGCGCAGTACGCGATGATCCCGGTCGAAAACTCCGTCGCCGGACGTGTCGCCGACATCCATCATCTCCTGCCCGATGCCGGTCTCTATATCGTCGGCGAGCACTTTCTGCGGGTGCGCCACCAGCTGATGGCGAAGCCCGAAGCCAGCATGTCGACGATCAAGCGTGTGATGAGCCACACGCAGGCGCTCGGTCAGTGCCGGAACACGCTGCGCATGCTCGGCTTGAAGCCAGTTCCGGAAGCCGACACCGCCGGGTCCGCGCGCCTTGTCGCGGAAAGCGACGACGTTACGACGGGCGCCATCGCGTCGCGGCTTGCCGCCGAAATCTACGGCCTCAAGATCCTGAAGAGCGACATCGAGGATCAGGAGCACAACACGACGCGGTTCGTCATTCTGGCGAAGGACCCGGACGACGCGGAGCCTGGAAACGGCCCCGTCATGACCACGTTCCTCTTCCGGGTCCGCAACGTGCCCGCGGCCCTCTACAAGGCGCTCGGCGGGTTTGCGACGAACGGCGTCAACATGACGAAGCTCGAGAGCTATCAGGAAGAAGGCACCTTCAACGCGACGATGTTCATCGCCGATATCGAAGGCCACCCGGTCGACCGGCCCGTTCAGTTGGCGCTGGAAGAGCTTTCGTTTTTCTCGACGCAGACGAAAATTTTCGGCACCTATCCGGCGAGCCCATTCCGAAAGGAAGCCCGCGAGCTTGCCGCAAGCGGCCTCGTGCCGATCAAGCGCCCTGGTTGATGGCCGAGGACATCTAGCCGCCTCAGATTTTCGAGGATGAGTTAAATCCTTGATCTTCCGGAGGGTTGTACTTTTCCGCTGCCCGGCCCATTATAAGAGCGGGCTGGCGACGGACGAATTCGTCGCCAACCGGGTCAGGTCCGGAAGGAAGCAGCCCTAACGATCAGAAGTCGGGTCGTTCGCCAGCCTCTTTATTTGCGCTCACGGGCCGATGGCCCTCCGCGAGGGCGCGACTCATCGCGGGTCGCCTTGCTCCCTCGCCCCTTCCGGGCGAAAGGTTCGATCCAGGGACCAATGGCAAAGAAAAAATCAGATGCGTCGGACGGCGTCGAGGCTTCTGGCGGCTCAGAGCCCGCGAAGCCTTATGTCGTCCTGGCGCGTAAGTACCGTCCGGCGACGTTCGACGATCTGATCGGGCAGTCGGCCATGGTGACGACGCTCCGGAACGCCTTTGCGTCGGGGCGGATCGCTCAAGGCTATATGCTGACCGGCGTGCGCGGCGTCGGCAAGACGACGACGGCGCGAATTCTGGCGCGCGCGCTCAATTATGAAGCGCCCGGCTACGACAAGCCGACGATCGACATGCCGGGTCTCGGCGTTCACTGTAAAGACATCATGGAGGGCCGTCATCCGGACGTGCTCGAAATGGACGCCGCGTCGAACACCGGCGTCGACAACATTCGCGAAATCATCGAGAGTTCGCAGTACACGCCGCTCGTTGCGCGCACCAAAGTCTTCCTCATCGACGAGGTTCACATGCTGTCGAAGGGCGCGTTCAACGCGCTCCTGAAGACGCTTGAAGAGCCGCCGGCGCACGTCCGCTTCATCTTCGCGACGACGGAGATCCGCAAGGTTCCCGTGACCGTGCTGTCCCGCTGCCAGCGGTTCGATCTGCGCCGCGTCGAGCAGCCGGTGCTTGCCGAACATTTTCAAAAAATCGTCGGTGCCGAGGGTGCGAGCGCCGATGCGGATGCTTTGCAACTGATCGCGCGGGCGGCCGAGGGCTCGGTTCGCGACGGACTTTCCATTCTCGATCAGGCCATCGCCATGGGCGAGGGGCATGTGACCGCCGCGAAGGTGCGCGACATGCTCGGTCTCGCCGACCGCGCACGCATTTTCGATCTCGCCGAATGCCTGTTCCGCGGGGATGTCGCCGGTGCAATTCAAGGGCTGTCGTCGCTGCATCGCGACGGCGCCGAGGCGGCCGAGATCGTGTCCGACCTTGCCGAAGCGGTGCATGCCATCGCGCGCGTCAAAGCCGTTGGCGAAGAGCCTGCGGGCGAAGGCCTGACGGCTGAAGAGAAAGCGCGGTTAAAAGATCTCGCGGGCCGGCTTTCCATGCCATACCTGTCGCGCGCGTGGCAGATGCTCGTCAAAGGTTTCGAGGAAACGGCGCGGGCGCCCAATCCGCGCGTCGCGGCCGAGATGGTTCTCATTCGCCTTGCGTACACGTCGGATCTGCCGACGCCGGACGAGTTGATCCGGGCGCTCGGTGGCGGCGCAGTGCCGGCGCGGCGTCCGGCTCTTCCCGCGGGCGACGGCGGCGGCGCTGGCGACCAACGCCAGCCGCTCAATTCGCGCGCCAGCGCCCCGGTTGCCGAAAGCTTCGACGACGAGGCGGTGGACGCGTTCGAGTTCGACGACGGCGAGCCGATCGGCGACGACGAAGACGATGGAGAAAGTCCGAGTGCTTTTCCTCTCGCCAATCCGCGTTCGTTCGACGAGGTCATCGCGCTTACGAGCGCGAAGCGCGATGTGAAGCTCACGATCCATCTCGAAGATCATGTGAGCCTCGTGAAATTCGATGCGACCGCTGGGTCGATCGATCTCTTTCTTTTTCCCGAGGCGCCTCCGGAGCTGCCCAACGAGCTTCGCGAGAAGCTCAATGCCTGGACGAACCGGCGCTGGGTCGTTTTGCTTTCGAAAGAAGCCGGTGCTCCGGCCGTCGGCGCCGTGCGCAGACAACGCGAAGCGGCCGAACTCGAATCGCTGAAAGCGCATCCGGCGGTGCGTGCCGTGCTCGAAGCGTTTCCCGATGCGAAGATCGCAGAGGTGCGGCGAATCGTCGGCCGTGAGACTGATACGGACAGCGAGAGTGAAGCCGTCTAAAGCTTGAGCCGTTTACGGCGTGTTGCCGCGAGGACGATATGAAAGACATTATGGGAATGATGAAGCAGGTGGGCCAGATGCAGGCTCGCCTCAAAGAGATGCAGGACGATCTCGCCAAGGCCGAACATGAAGGCCAGTCGGGCGGCGGTCTCGTGCATCTGACCGTCGACGGCAAAGGCGAAGTGAAACGCGTGCGGATCGATCCGAGCCTGATGAAGCCGGACGAAGTCGAGATTCTCGAAGATCTGATCGTTGCCGCGGCGGTGGACGCGCGCAGCAAGGTCGATACGGCCATGCAGGACAAGATGGCCGAGATCACCGGCGGCCTTCCGTTGCCGCCAGGCATGAAGCTTTTCTAGAAACTCGAAGACCTGCGAGTCCTCATCATCGCATCGGCTCTCCCGGCATCGCACTGAATGTCTCGCAAAACCGCAGGCCCTGAAATCGAGCGCCTCGTGCAGCTGCTGGCGCGGTTGCCGGGGCTCGGGCCGCGCTCGTCGCGCAAGGCGGTGCTGTCGCTGCTCAAGCGGCGCAACGAGCTGCTCGTTCCTTTATCGGAAGCTTTGCAGCAGGCGATCGCGAAAATCGCGGAATGTCCCGTGTGCGGAAATCTCGATACGGTTTCGCCGTGCAGCATTTGCGCCGATCCGCGCCGCGATACGAGCTTGATCGTGGTCGTCGAGGAGGTTGGCGATCTGTGGGCGCTCGAACGTGCGGGCGTCGTCTCGGCGCAATATCACGTGCTCGGCGGGCATCTGTCGCCGCTCGACGGCGTCGGTCCGGACAAGCTCAACATCGCGAGCCTCGTTGGGCGGGCGCAATCACCGACAGTCAAAGAAATTCTGCTCGCGCTCAACGCCACCGTCGAAGGCCAATCGACGGCGCATTTTATTTCGGATCAACTCGTGTCGGCGGACGTTACGGTATCGCGCCTTGCGCAAGGCGTTCCGATCGGCGGCGAACTCGATTATCTCGACGATGGTACGCTCGCCGCCGCGTTCAAAGCCCGGCGCAAACTATAAAAAGCAAGGCCTCCGCCCATGACAGACGTCGAGATCGTTCGTCGTCGTAATGAAGGTCCGAGGTTCGTCACCGGGTCGCTCCTCCGCCACATTCTGTCGATGACGACGGCAGGCGCCGTCGGGTTGATGGCGATCTTCATCGGCGACCTTGCAAACATCTATTTTCTGTCGCGCCTTGGCGACGAAGCGATCGTCGCGGCGGTTGGATATGCGAGTTCGATTCTCTTTTTTTCGACGTCGATCGGCATAGGATTGTCGATTGCCGCGACGTCGCTGATCGCGCCGGCGCTGGGTGCCCGCAGACGTGTTCGCGCACGCCGGTTGTCGGCGAACGCGCACGTACTCACATTTCTATTTTCAGCGGCCGCCAGCGTTGCGATCTGGTTTGCCATTCGGCCTCTGCTCGAACTTCTCGGCGCGACCGGCCGCACACTCGAATTGGCGAGCTTCTATCTCGTCGTCCTGGTGCCGACGCTGCCGCTTCTTTCGCTCGGCATGACGTCGGCGGCTGTGCTGCGTTCGGTCGGGGACGCGCGCCGCGCCATGCACGTCACGTTGTCCGGCGCCATCGTCAACACGATCCTCGACCTCGTTTTCATCGTGCATTTCGGACTTGGCCTGGAAGGCGCGGTGCTGTCGTCGTTGCTGGCACGCATCGTGATCATGGGCGTCGGCCTCTACGGCGTCATCTCGGTTCACGATCTGATGGGGCGGCCGAAAATCGCAACGCTCAAGCAAGATGCTTCGCCCTTCTGCCTCATCGCCGGCCCTGCGGTGCTGACCAATATCGCGCCGGCGGTCGGGAACGGTTACATCACGCTCGCGATTTCGGCCTATGGAGATGCCGCGGTTGCGGCCTGGGCCATTATCGGACGTATTACGCCGGTCGCGTTCGGGGCGATTTACGCGCTCTCAGGCACCGTGGGGCCCATTCTCGGGCAGAACTTCGGCGCTCGCTCGCCGTCACGAATGCGGGATGTTTTCACGCTGTCGCTGTTGACGATGGCTGCGTTCACGGGCCTCGCGTGGCTCATTCTGGCACTCGTCGCGCATCCGCTTGCCAGCCTCTTCAAGGCGGGACCGGAGGCGCGCGATCTGATCGTCTTTTTCTGTCGCTGGCTGTCGCCGCTGTTCGTTTTTCTCGGCACGGTTTTCATCACCAACGCGGTATTCAATACGCTCGGTCGCGCCCACCTCTCGACGCTGTTGAATTGGGGGAGGGCGACCGTCGGAACCGTGCCGTTCGTGCTGCTCGGCGGCAAGTATTACGGGGCCGAAGGCGTGCTGGCCGGAAATATGATCGGTGGCGTCGCGTTCGGTTTGATTGCCATAATGGCGGGATACAGGCTGATCGCCCGGGTTGGGGAAACGCTGAAGCTTTAGGCGTCGCCGTCGTTGCACTTTTTCGCGACGCAGTTTCTAGATCGTCCGGGGACGTCCTTTTTGCGCCGGTTGGCTCGCCGACCGGCATGTCCGAGGGAACCGGCTTGGCCATTGCGCAGCGCATTCTCGTCACCGGCGCATCTGGCTTCATCGGCCAGCACGTGGTCCGGATGCTTGCCGACCGCGGTTACAGCGTTCGCGCGGCTTCGCGCCAGCCGATCGTCTTCGACAGTCCGCGGGTCGAGGGCGTGGCCGTCGGCGACATGTCGCGATCGTTCGCCGCCGAATTTCTGGTTCGGGGTGTCGATGCGGTGGTGCATGCGGCCGGTTTGTCTCATGCCCGCACGAATTTGCCCGATGCCGCCTATACGGCGATCAATGTTGATGCAACTCGCCAGCTTGCCCGGGCGGCCCGCGCGGCGCGCGTGAAGCGGTTCGTCCTGATGTCCTCCATTCGCGCGCAAGTGGGTGCGACGCATCCGGGCGTCGTCACCGAGACGACGTTTCCGACGCCGACGGACGCCTATGGCCGGTCGAAGCTCGCGGCCGAGGGAGTTCTTGCAAAGATGCTCGAGGGATCGCCGACGCATTGGACGGTGCTTCGTCCCGTGCTCGTCTACGGCGGTGGGGTCAGAGGCAATATGGCGACGTTGATGCGGCTTGCCGCCCTGCCGTTGCCGCTGCCATTCGCAGCGCTCAAGGCTCGCAGGTCGCTACTCAGTATCGGCAATCTGCTCAGTGCCATTCAATACGTGCTGCAAACCCAAACGGCCGAGAACGCGACATTCATCGTGGCCGACCCGGCGCCGTTAACAATAGCGGAGATCATTCGGGCGTTACGCCGGGGCGCCGGGCGGCCCGAAATGCTCCTGCCGGTTCCGGAAGGGTCCCTCGTGGCGTTGCTTCGGATGGTCGGAAAGCCGCATTTCGCGGACCGGCTGACGGGCGATCTCGTCGTCGATGCCGTGCGCCTCAGGCGGATCGGATGGGCCCCGCCGGAGGATACCCTGGGGGCGCTCGCAGCTTCGGCGCGGGCGGGTCCCAGCTCCGAGCATCCAAAACCTCCACGGTATAGAGCCGCACGCCATTGACCGCCGCTGCTGGCTTTCATATGTCACCGCTATGGCTGTTCTTCCGATCATCACCATTCCTGATCCCGTGCTGCGCAAGATCTCCGATCCTGTCGAGCGCGTGGACGATGCCGTCGTCAAGCTGATGGACGACATGCTCGAGACTATGTACGACGCGCCGGGCGTTGGGCTTGCCGCCGTGCAGGTCGGCATTCTGAAGCGGGTCGTCGTCATCGACGCGGCGGAGGACAAAGAGGCCCCGAGGCCGATCGCCATGGCAAACCCGGAACTCGTCGCCATCGGGCAGACGACCCGAGTACATGAAGAGGGCTGCCTTTCCATTCCGGATGTGCACGTCGAGATCGAGCGGCCGTCGACGGTGACCGTGCGCTATATCGACCGCTACGGCAAAGAGCAGGAACTCGAGGCGGACGGCTTGCTTGCCACGGCCATTCAGCACGAGATCGATCATCTCGACGGACAGCTGATCATAGATTTCCTTTCGCGGCTGAAGCGCGACATCATCATCCGCAAGTTCAAGAAGCAGGTCCGGACGGGCGGAGACTGAACTCTGGCGCGCGTGCGGCCGGCTGGACCTTCAGGGCAGTCGCTCGCGCCAACATAAACGGGCGACATGCCGCTCAATATCGTCTTCATGGGGACACCCGATTTCTCGGTGCCGGTGCTCGATGCGATCGCGTCGGCCGGACATCGGGTTGTCGCCGTCTACAGCCAGCCGCCTCGACCCGCCGGGCGCGGCATGGCGGAAGTCAAATCTCCCGTTCAGCGCCGTGCCGAAGCGCGGGGATTTGAAGTCCGGACGCCGGTGAACTTCAAAAGCGAAGCGGATCGCGAGGCCTTCGCGGCGCTCAACGCCGACGCGGCCGTGGTCGTCGCGTACGGTCTGCTGTTGCCGAAGCCGGTCCTCGATGCGACGCGGCTCGGCTGTTTCAACGTCCACGCTTCGAAGCTGCCGCGATGGCGCGGAGCCGCGCCTATCCAGCGCGCCATCATGGCGGGCGATACGGTGACGGCCGTCAACATCATGCGGATGGAGCAGGGGCTCGACACGGGGCCGGTCTGCCTCGGCAGGGACGTTCCCATTTCCGGCAGCATGACTGCCGGAGAATTGCACGACGAGCTGTCGACGCTCGGCGCATCGCTGATGGTGGAAGCGCTTGCCAAGGTCGAGGCGGGCGAGATTACTTGCGTGCCGCAGCCGGCCGAGGGCGCGACCTATGCCGCCAAGATCGGCAAGGGCGAGACGCGTATCGATTTCTCGCGCCCAGCGAGCGAAGTCATCAATCACATTCGCGGGCTGTCACCCGCTCCCGGCGCGTGGTTCGAGATCGCGATTGGCGGCAAGGCCGAACGGATCAGGGTCCTGACGGCGACGGCGGCCGACGGGACGGCCGAGCCCGGCACGCTCATCGACGACAATCTGACGATCGCTTGCGGCACTGGCGCCGTTCGCGTCGAAAGACTGCAGCGGGCCGGAAAGCAACCGATGGCTGCAGCAGACTTCCTTCGTGGCACGCGGCTCGCGGCCGGGTTACGTCTCGCCTGTTAATCATAGGCGTGAAAGGCTCTGAGACTTTCTCGGTGTGAGGTTAATCTCCGCGAGTGATTCCTCGGTCCGGAGATCCAGCCGTGCTTTCAAAGTTTGCGCTTCGTCTTGCAGCCTGCGGTTCGCTGATGTGTGCGCTGGCGGCGTCGGCGAGCGCCGATAGCTTCACGACCCGGATCGAGACGCGTCCTTACTACGGCGCCGTCGTGACGCTCGAACATGGGGTTCACGTCTATCGCCCGTTGCCGCCGGATCGCTACGTCGTCATCAACCCCGATCGGGTTCCGTTGTCGCTCAGCATCAGCGAGACGAACATCTACGGGCAGCGCTCGCCGGCGATCTATGATGGCGGCGGGAATGTCTACACGGGTGATGGGCTCTACCACGCACCTGCTTGGGGCCGGGCTGTCCAGTGGCGGCCGGGTTTCTATCGTATCGGCGGACCGCGCGGGGGCTTGCATCCGGGTCATCACGGCAAGCCGCACGCGGTTCAACCGGCGCATTAGCGGATCGACGTGACACTCGACGTGATAAAGGGCCGTTGAGCCGCTGCCCGGCAAAGGCTAGGGATGGCCGAAGCATTTTTTCAACCTGAGCCCGATGCCGCGCTACCGCATTACCATCGAATACGACGGCACGCCTTTTGTCGGCTGGCAGAGACAGGCCGAGGGCCTATCGATCCAAGGCCTGCTCGAAGACGCAATTCGTAAATTCACCGGCGAAACCGTCGGCGTGCGCGGGGCGGGCCGGACCGACGCAGGCGTTCATGCGCTGGGGCAGGTCGCGCATGTCGATCTGACGAAGGATTGGGCGGCCTCGCGCGTGCGCGACGCGATGAATTTTCATCTGCGTCCGCATCCGATCGGAATCGTTGCGTCGGACCCCATCGATCCCACGTTCGACGCACGCTTCAGTGCAGTGATGCGCCATTACAGATACCGGCTTCTGACCCGTCGCGCGCCGCCGATCCTCGACAAAAATCGTGTCTGGTGGACGATGCGCGATCTCGATGCCGAGGCGATGGCCGATGCCGCCAAGGTCTTCGTCGGACGACACGACTTCACGACATTCCGCGCGGCGCAATGCCAGGCGCCCTCGCCCGTGAAGACGCTCGATGTCTTCGACATCAGGCGTTCGGGCGACGAAATCGTTTGCGAGATTTCGGCGCGGTCGTTTCTGCACCATCAGGTGCGGTCGATGGTCGGCAGCCTGAAGCTCGTCGGCGAAGGGAAGTGGTCGCGCGAGGATATCGTTTCGGCGCTCGCCGCGCGCAATCGAGAGGCGTGCGGGACGGTGTCGCCCGCATCAGGCCTCTATCTCGTTGGTGTGGATTATCCCGAGGACGCCGTTAAGCCGTCTTCGTATCCTCCGTCACGATCGCCAGAAACTCCTGACGTGTGATCGGGTTGTCGCGGAAGGCGCCGAGCATTCTGCTCGTCACCATGTCGGTGCCGGGCTTCATCACACCGCGCGTCGTCATGCAGTGATGCTCGGCCTTGATCATGACGGCCACGCCCTGCGGCTGCAGCACGTCCTGGATCGTGTTGGCGATCTGAGCGGTCATCTTCTCCTGGATCTGGAGACGCTTGGCGTAGGCATCAACAACACGGGCGAGCTTGGAGATGCCGACGACGCGGCCATCGGGGATATAGCCGACCCAAGCGCGGCCGATGATCGGCGCCATGTGATGCTCGCAATGACTTTCGAAGCGAATGCCGCGGAGCACGATCATCTCGTCATAACCTTCGATCTCTTCGAAGGTCTTCTGGAGGATCGCCACCGGGTCCTGGTCGTAGCCGCGGAAATATTCTTCGAATGCCTTCGTCACGCGGGAAGGCGTTTCCTTCAGGCCATCGCGCGAAGGATCGTCGCCCGTCCAGCGGAGGATTGTCTTGACGGCTGCTTCAACCTCGGCGCGCGTCGGCTTGTTATCTGAATTCATTGGAAAACACTGGTTGTTATCGGAAGGGGGGATCGTAGCACGGCTTTGGACGTCGGCCCTTATAGACCTATCGGATTCGAGACGGCAAACGTCACCTTGCCGCCGGTAGGATGGGGGCCGCCGTTAGATGTGAACAGAGACGCGGTTTGTCGATATGGGACGCCTTTCGCAGTTAATATGGGGCACAGGGCGGATACGGCGCGCATTCCCGGCCGGATCACCCCCGTCAATTTTTGCCTGTCAAAGCAGTGTGCCGCGCAGGACAAGCAGCGCGACGCTGAAATAGATCATCAAACCGGTGACATCGACGAGCGTCGCGACGAACGGGGCCGAGGCGCTTGCCGGGTCGAAGCCGAGGCGTTTCAGTATGAAGGGCAACATGGAGCCCGTCAGCGAGCCGAAGGTGACGATGCCGACGAGTCCCAATCCCACCGTCAATGCAACCAGTTTCCAGTGCTCGCCGTAATCGAAGATGCCGAGTTGCTGCCATAGCGCGATCCGGGCCATGCCGATCACGCCGAGGATGACGCCAAGCGTCACTCCGGTCGGGATTTCCCTCATGGCCACGCGCCACCAGTCGCGCAGACGCAACTGGCCAAGCGCGAGCGCGCGGATGAGTAGCGAGGTAGACTGCGAGCCGGAATTGCCTCCCGAGCTCATGATGAGCGGGATGAAAAGGGTAAGCACGACGGCTTTTTCCAGCTCGTCGGAATAGTGCTGCATGGCGCTGGCTGTCAGCATTTCGCCGAGAAAGAGCGCGGAAAGCCAGCCGGCGCGTTTGCGGATCATCTCCACGAAG includes:
- a CDS encoding MATE family efflux transporter; translation: MTDVEIVRRRNEGPRFVTGSLLRHILSMTTAGAVGLMAIFIGDLANIYFLSRLGDEAIVAAVGYASSILFFSTSIGIGLSIAATSLIAPALGARRRVRARRLSANAHVLTFLFSAAASVAIWFAIRPLLELLGATGRTLELASFYLVVLVPTLPLLSLGMTSAAVLRSVGDARRAMHVTLSGAIVNTILDLVFIVHFGLGLEGAVLSSLLARIVIMGVGLYGVISVHDLMGRPKIATLKQDASPFCLIAGPAVLTNIAPAVGNGYITLAISAYGDAAVAAWAIIGRITPVAFGAIYALSGTVGPILGQNFGARSPSRMRDVFTLSLLTMAAFTGLAWLILALVAHPLASLFKAGPEARDLIVFFCRWLSPLFVFLGTVFITNAVFNTLGRAHLSTLLNWGRATVGTVPFVLLGGKYYGAEGVLAGNMIGGVAFGLIAIMAGYRLIARVGETLKL
- the fmt gene encoding methionyl-tRNA formyltransferase, which encodes MPLNIVFMGTPDFSVPVLDAIASAGHRVVAVYSQPPRPAGRGMAEVKSPVQRRAEARGFEVRTPVNFKSEADREAFAALNADAAVVVAYGLLLPKPVLDATRLGCFNVHASKLPRWRGAAPIQRAIMAGDTVTAVNIMRMEQGLDTGPVCLGRDVPISGSMTAGELHDELSTLGASLMVEALAKVEAGEITCVPQPAEGATYAAKIGKGETRIDFSRPASEVINHIRGLSPAPGAWFEIAIGGKAERIRVLTATAADGTAEPGTLIDDNLTIACGTGAVRVERLQRAGKQPMAAADFLRGTRLAAGLRLAC
- a CDS encoding YbaB/EbfC family nucleoid-associated protein; the encoded protein is MKDIMGMMKQVGQMQARLKEMQDDLAKAEHEGQSGGGLVHLTVDGKGEVKRVRIDPSLMKPDEVEILEDLIVAAAVDARSKVDTAMQDKMAEITGGLPLPPGMKLF
- the def gene encoding peptide deformylase → MAVLPIITIPDPVLRKISDPVERVDDAVVKLMDDMLETMYDAPGVGLAAVQVGILKRVVVIDAAEDKEAPRPIAMANPELVAIGQTTRVHEEGCLSIPDVHVEIERPSTVTVRYIDRYGKEQELEADGLLATAIQHEIDHLDGQLIIDFLSRLKRDIIIRKFKKQVRTGGD
- a CDS encoding prephenate dehydratase; translated protein: MTNQSGSELGAGKISYQGEPGANSHLAAREAYPDFESVAYPTFEDALAAVKTGEAQYAMIPVENSVAGRVADIHHLLPDAGLYIVGEHFLRVRHQLMAKPEASMSTIKRVMSHTQALGQCRNTLRMLGLKPVPEADTAGSARLVAESDDVTTGAIASRLAAEIYGLKILKSDIEDQEHNTTRFVILAKDPDDAEPGNGPVMTTFLFRVRNVPAALYKALGGFATNGVNMTKLESYQEEGTFNATMFIADIEGHPVDRPVQLALEELSFFSTQTKIFGTYPASPFRKEARELAASGLVPIKRPG
- the truA gene encoding tRNA pseudouridine(38-40) synthase TruA — its product is MPRYRITIEYDGTPFVGWQRQAEGLSIQGLLEDAIRKFTGETVGVRGAGRTDAGVHALGQVAHVDLTKDWAASRVRDAMNFHLRPHPIGIVASDPIDPTFDARFSAVMRHYRYRLLTRRAPPILDKNRVWWTMRDLDAEAMADAAKVFVGRHDFTTFRAAQCQAPSPVKTLDVFDIRRSGDEIVCEISARSFLHHQVRSMVGSLKLVGEGKWSREDIVSALAARNREACGTVSPASGLYLVGVDYPEDAVKPSSYPPSRSPETPDV
- a CDS encoding NAD-dependent epimerase/dehydratase family protein; translation: MSEGTGLAIAQRILVTGASGFIGQHVVRMLADRGYSVRAASRQPIVFDSPRVEGVAVGDMSRSFAAEFLVRGVDAVVHAAGLSHARTNLPDAAYTAINVDATRQLARAARAARVKRFVLMSSIRAQVGATHPGVVTETTFPTPTDAYGRSKLAAEGVLAKMLEGSPTHWTVLRPVLVYGGGVRGNMATLMRLAALPLPLPFAALKARRSLLSIGNLLSAIQYVLQTQTAENATFIVADPAPLTIAEIIRALRRGAGRPEMLLPVPEGSLVALLRMVGKPHFADRLTGDLVVDAVRLRRIGWAPPEDTLGALAASARAGPSSEHPKPPRYRAARH
- a CDS encoding 3-deoxy-manno-octulosonate cytidylyltransferase: MAQETLILIPARMQATRLPGKPLADIHGKPMIVHVWRRAVEANAGRVIVATDSAEILQAVKAAGGEAVMTRADHASGSDRIHEAVTKVDPARKAEIIVNLQGDLPTLDPRLVLDCVAPLASGETDIATLAALISDDEERLNPNVVKVVGTPIGENRLRALYFTRATAPHGEGPHFHHIGIYAYRRDSLERFVGLPPAVLEKREKLEQLRALEAQMRIDVAIVDTVPLGVDTPADLERARRLIAP
- the recR gene encoding recombination mediator RecR, with the protein product MSRKTAGPEIERLVQLLARLPGLGPRSSRKAVLSLLKRRNELLVPLSEALQQAIAKIAECPVCGNLDTVSPCSICADPRRDTSLIVVVEEVGDLWALERAGVVSAQYHVLGGHLSPLDGVGPDKLNIASLVGRAQSPTVKEILLALNATVEGQSTAHFISDQLVSADVTVSRLAQGVPIGGELDYLDDGTLAAAFKARRKL
- a CDS encoding DNA polymerase III subunit gamma/tau, producing MAKKKSDASDGVEASGGSEPAKPYVVLARKYRPATFDDLIGQSAMVTTLRNAFASGRIAQGYMLTGVRGVGKTTTARILARALNYEAPGYDKPTIDMPGLGVHCKDIMEGRHPDVLEMDAASNTGVDNIREIIESSQYTPLVARTKVFLIDEVHMLSKGAFNALLKTLEEPPAHVRFIFATTEIRKVPVTVLSRCQRFDLRRVEQPVLAEHFQKIVGAEGASADADALQLIARAAEGSVRDGLSILDQAIAMGEGHVTAAKVRDMLGLADRARIFDLAECLFRGDVAGAIQGLSSLHRDGAEAAEIVSDLAEAVHAIARVKAVGEEPAGEGLTAEEKARLKDLAGRLSMPYLSRAWQMLVKGFEETARAPNPRVAAEMVLIRLAYTSDLPTPDELIRALGGGAVPARRPALPAGDGGGAGDQRQPLNSRASAPVAESFDDEAVDAFEFDDGEPIGDDEDDGESPSAFPLANPRSFDEVIALTSAKRDVKLTIHLEDHVSLVKFDATAGSIDLFLFPEAPPELPNELREKLNAWTNRRWVVLLSKEAGAPAVGAVRRQREAAELESLKAHPAVRAVLEAFPDAKIAEVRRIVGRETDTDSESEAV
- the folE gene encoding GTP cyclohydrolase I FolE — encoded protein: MNSDNKPTRAEVEAAVKTILRWTGDDPSRDGLKETPSRVTKAFEEYFRGYDQDPVAILQKTFEEIEGYDEMIVLRGIRFESHCEHHMAPIIGRAWVGYIPDGRVVGISKLARVVDAYAKRLQIQEKMTAQIANTIQDVLQPQGVAVMIKAEHHCMTTRGVMKPGTDMVTSRMLGAFRDNPITRQEFLAIVTEDTKTA